A region from the Hyalangium gracile genome encodes:
- the mobA gene encoding molybdenum cofactor guanylyltransferase yields the protein MDFFADVTLAVVAGGQGRRLSGVPKGLLRLGERTVLEGLLGLSPLFAEVLLVANAPEPYARFGLRTVSDVVVGKGAPGGVHAALVGARTPWVLAVACDMPFVLPEAVRVLLQARASEVDAVAFTVDGRVEPLLAAYRASLADDWGDALKQGDPSLRELLSRCRARLLPEEALRAVDAELRSLVNVNTPEDLRRHGLAPP from the coding sequence ATGGACTTCTTCGCGGATGTCACGCTGGCGGTGGTGGCCGGGGGCCAGGGCCGGCGGCTGTCCGGAGTGCCCAAGGGGCTCCTGAGGCTGGGAGAGCGCACCGTGCTGGAGGGGCTGCTCGGCCTCTCACCCCTGTTCGCGGAGGTGCTGCTGGTGGCGAACGCCCCCGAGCCCTATGCGCGCTTCGGCCTGCGCACCGTCTCGGACGTGGTGGTGGGCAAGGGGGCTCCGGGAGGAGTGCACGCGGCGCTGGTGGGAGCCCGGACGCCGTGGGTGCTGGCGGTGGCCTGTGACATGCCTTTCGTCCTGCCGGAGGCCGTCCGCGTGCTGCTCCAGGCCCGAGCCTCCGAGGTCGACGCCGTGGCCTTCACCGTCGACGGGCGCGTGGAGCCGCTGCTGGCGGCCTACCGAGCCTCCCTCGCGGACGACTGGGGCGACGCCCTGAAGCAAGGAGACCCGTCGCTGCGCGAGCTCCTCTCGCGGTGCCGTGCGCGGCTGCTGCCGGAGGAGGCGCTCCGAGCGGTGGACGCGGAGCTGCGCTCACTGGTGAACGTGAACACGCCGGAGGACCTGCGCCGTCACGGCCTCGCGCCGCCTTGA